CCATTTAGACCCTTCCAGGGGGAGTCGCAGTGTCCCCCGGCACTCGGGCTGagtcaccccacccccagcttcctcCCCTGCCGAGCAGTGCCATCTGTCTCCCTTCCTGGCTACCACTCTCTCTCAGATCTGGCGACACCCCAGGGCTGGCCCAGAGCCAGGTGGGGCCTTCACACAGACCCCCCACAAGATACCAGCCCTTCTGGCTCACATGCTTGGCCTCTGACCCCTGCCCTTTGCCACCCGACCCTTCAGGGCCCCGGTGCTGTGCCTCCTGCAGGACCCAGACGACTCCACTCTGGAGAGATGCGGAAGATGGGACCCCTCTCTGCAACGCCTGCGGTATCAGGTGCTCAGAATGCAGGAGGGAAtcgggacgggggggggggtccccAACTCAGTCCATCAACATGCAGCTCTTGGGGAAAGTGATTTCCTAGCGGCGGTTTCTGGGCCCCCGCTGCGTCCTGAAGGGTGGTTTCTtgtacccccaccccaccccaggtaCAAGAAGTACGGCATCCGCTGCTCTGGCTGCTGGCTGGTGCCCAGGAAGAGCGTCCAGCCCGGGAGGTTGTGCGGCAGATGCGGGGTGGCCCTGGACCCCCACCAAAGCCCAGCTCAGGCAGATTAAGCCCTGAGCCTTCACTGATTCCTCAtctggagcaaaaaaaaaaaaaaaaagctgtgagccagttctgcctcagtttccccaggagGAGAATGGACAGAAGCTCTCCTAGGACGAGTGGATTAAGAGCCAGCCTGCCCTGTGTCCCCATTCAGGGATTCCCAGGGCAAAGACCCTGGCCCCAGGGCCTGTCTCAGGGGGTCCCCTGTCCCCCTGCTGAGTCCCTTCTCCAGTCCTGCTCAGGAAACAAGGTTGGTTGTGACGGGTCTATTGTTACTCGCAAGAACAATAAAACAGCTACTCAGAGAGACAGAGCGGTGTGATTTGGGGATCCCCCCTCGTGTGACCGTCTGCCAGCCTGGGACAGTGGGGTGGGTGTTTTCGCATTGCTGAGAGGGGCGTGCACGGACACACGCAGGGACACAGTCATGTGTACAAGTACAATGTACACATGTACATgtacaatgtatacacatatgtgtacatgtacaACGACACTTGCACATGACATTGTACAAGTCATGTAGTCTGACACACAAAATTAGCCACACTCGCCACAATGTCCCATCCGGGAAAACAGCCACCACGCACGGAGACAGACAGCACACATAGAAAGACACATAAGACAGACACGTGTGTGCCGACAGGCATGCATGCTAATGACACACATATCCACAGACACACGTGGAGACAAACACAGATCACTCACAAGACCAAAAGCCACAAGCGTTGACACATACGAGCATTGACAGATACATGTCAACTGACACACGAAACATGTAGATGACACACATGCATAACAGAGGTACACACCCCAGGGGGCCCTTCATCAGTCAGCTACACCCCAGCCTGTCACCCTGTCTGAGTCCTTACACATGCCAGCCCTGCCGTGTCCCCTGGCTGCTTTCCAGATCTCTCTAACCCAGCCAAAGGATGTCCCCTCTCCCCGAAGCCTGAAGCCAAAAGCTACGTATGAGAGGCTGGCCCTGGGCAAGTGGGCCACCCGGGTCCCCAGCGCTCACTCCAAGGGAGAGTCCAGAATGGCTGGGATGAAACAGGGTGGGATTGTCCCTGCTATGAGCACAAGGCCAGTGAGACCCTCCTTGTCCCTCCTGGGTGGCCCTGTAGGAACAGGGCTGGGGTCTAGATCTTCCAGTTGTCAGATCCCTGAATCATTTGGTCTCACCCGTTCTCCCCTGGAACACCCTCCCTCCACATCTCCCTGGGGCTGCCACATTCTTGTCACTTGGAGAGGTTCAGCCCCATCACCTCTTCAAAGAAGCCTTCCttggccaggcgcgatggctcacgcatgtaatcctagcactctgggaggccgagacaggcagattgctcgaggtcaggagttcgaaaccagcctgagcaagagcaagaccccgtctctactataaatagaaagaaattaattggccaactaatatatatagaaaaaattggccggggatggtggcacatgcctgtagtcccagctactcgggaggctgaggcaggaggatcgcttgagcccaggagtttgaagttgctgtgagctaggctgatgccacagcactcactctagcctgagcaacaaagtgagactcttgtctcaaaaaaaataataaataaaaaaaaataataaaaaataaagaagccttccttgactaCCCAGTCTCAAATAGACACCCTCTCCCACCTCATGTCAGCCTCTTGTCCAGCTCCTTGCTGGTCTTCACCTTCTTAGAACCtactagaattttcttttcctttttttttttttttaagagatagagtctcactatgttgctcaggctgatctcaaactcctgggctccagcaatcctcttgcctcagcctcctgagtagctgggactacaggcatgggccaccatgctcggctcagAAGCTACTAGATTTTTCAATTCTTGGTCTGGCCCATCTGCCCCACTAGACAGTGACTTCTCAGGCCTGAGTCACCACATCTGTGTGCATGAAAGGGCTCCCCAGTGTCCCGCGTAGAGAAATTCTTGGTGATATACCTTGAACACATGAAGGTCTCAAACTGCGTGACTGCAAACTCAAGGCtgcttttacctatttttttttttttttttggagatagcatctcactttgttgcccaggctagagtgagtgccgtggcatcagcctagctcacagcaacctgaaactcctgggctcaagcgatcctcctgcctcagcctcccgagtagctgggactacaggcatgcgccaccatgcccggcttattttttcaatatatatttttagttagtcaattaatttctttctatttttagtagagacggggtctcgctcaggctggttttgaactcctgacctcgagcaatccatccgccttggcctcccagagtgctaggaattacaggcgtgagccactgcgcccggccatgcTTTTACCTATTAATTCAACATTTGTTGAGCCACAAGGTGTGCCAAGCTCCGATGGGGACACTCAGCAGGGACTGGAACACAAATCCCTGCTTCAGGGTGGCCAGTGCTCTAGGGAGAcagtaaaatattcaattaaacgTCTAATCAGATCTTAAGTTATAatccccagcctgagcaagacggtaaccccatctctacaaaaaaaaaaaaaaaaaaaaaatagaaaaattaggcaggtgtggtggctctagtccacacgcctgtagtcccagctactcgggaggctgaggcaggaggatggctggagcccaggagttcgaggctgcagtgagctatgattgtgccactgcactctagcctgggtgacagacagagggagaccctgtctcaaaaaaatacaaagttggGGGGCTACCTTAGCTATGGGGCTCAGTGAAGGCTTCCCCTAGGGGGTGACACTTGCACAGACCTGAGGGTTAGGGACCGGCTTGGGACTATTGGAGCTGAAGACacccaggcagaaggaagagcaagaGGAAAGGCCCCGTAGCAAGCAGGGTTCTGTGGGCTTCCAGAAACCTCGAAGAGACcagtgggagtggagagagaTGACTAAGGGGGTGACAGGGGCTGCTCCTCGCTGTGCCTTTTGTACCTGGCACGCGGCCCCCGGCACTGGCTTGCCGTCTCGTGCTGTTTCCTCCTCGTCTCATCCTTGCTCATGCAGTGTTTGCACGGGGCAGCCAATGGCGCTCGGCGGCCCAGGGTGGCTTCCTGTTCCAGGGCCCCGTGTTCCTGCTTCTGAGGCTGCGGGGAGGAGGCCCAGCTGTCCCACCTTATGCAGTTGGGGGTGAGCGCACGGGTGATAGTGATACGCAGCGGGGGTTGCAGCTCCGATCGCGTGTGTCTGTTCTGAGTCATGATGCGCCCAGTGAAAAGGCACTtgggggtaaactgaggcactgTGGGTGCACACAGGATGGAGGAGGCatggagggctggggcaggggcgcACCCTTCAGCAGGAGAGACATCCTGAGGGCTGACACTCATAGCTGGTGAGGTCTCAGCGCAGGGGCGAGGCGGAAGGGGGCCGCCCATCCTGGCAAGGTGGCCTTGCCTTTGGCCCTGCCGGTAAGTAACCAGGCCCGGGGAAGCACCTagctcccacctcccagagtgaCCCGGAGCAGAGGGCAGTGCTGGGCGGAAGAGATAAGCCgctgggaggagaaggaaggagtaaggtccccacccctgcccaaggGCTCATAAGAGCAGGAAACAGGGCAGGAATGGAGGACAAGCTCCAGGTCACACCTCGAAAAGATGCCTTGGATGGTGTCTGAGGCACAGCAGGCTCCCAAATTGTAAAGAAAGTTTTTTGCACGCATGGCAAAGTCGGGATTTGAATCTTGGGCTTGTTTCACTCGGCAGACACAGAAGCAGAGACCCAGAGTCCTTTATAAAAACTTTATGGGGGAGATGGGTAGAAAATGGGGTTGCCGCCCCTggagttgaataaataaatacatgaataaataaatacataaatagaccAATAAACAAGCCCCCCTGTGCGCATCTGGGGGGGCGTCCCCCGGCCCGCGGGGAGAGGGGACCGGGCTCACGTGGAGGTCAGCTGGATGGCGAAGACCTCGCCCCCGGCAGGGGACTCAGCTGTGTCCCCCGCCTCCGGTCCACCTTccgcgcccgcgcccccgccggcgccgccgcccgcgccgttGAGACACACGGCCTCGCCCGAGCTCTCGGCCTCCTGCACGTTGTACTCGCCCTTCTTGCAGGCGGTGGACTGCACGTAGAAGGCCAGGCCGGCCCCCGCGGCCAGCAGCGCCGCGCCCCCCGCCGCGCTGCCCAGGGCGACCCACAGCCACGGACCTGAGGGGTGGAGACCCTCACGGAGGGTGGCCAAGCTTGGGGGGCTCCCCCAATCCCTGCCAcggctgtcccctccccacaggCACGAGGTCAGTCCTTACGCCCCAAGGAACTCACAATCTGGCCTTGGGAGAAAGGAGAGACCCCATTTAATAAGGCCACTCCCAGCGCTGGGCGACCCCAGACCTAATTTACACCGCACGTCAGCCCCATGGGGACATAAGCCCGTGACCAGCCAGCCCCTTGGTGACAAGTTAATTCTCCCCACCCTCAAAAGGATGAGGGTTGGCAGGATCAGGTCAGAGTCTGTCTACCCAAGAAAGACCCCAGCTCTAGAAGCTACAGGAAGTGGGAGGAGGAGACATAGTCGCCCCTACTGTCTTCTGCTCTTGGTGGCCctccaacccctcctccccccagcgaCACAGTGGAGAGTAAGTTGGGTCCAGTCTCCACCACGCACAACCCACCCCAAATTATTAAGTCCCTCCCCACAGCAGTGACAACCCTGAAAGGTCCCCTCCCCTGGAattccacctcccacccccaacctgcCACCCGGTCAGGTGCCCTTGATTTCTACTCTGGTCCGCTCTGGTCTCACCTACGGGGACTTACAGGGAGGCATAGACGACGTCAGGGGCCCGAAGCCCAGGCGCCCAAAACCCAGGCCACGCCCCCCTGCAGGTCCTTCGCCCCGCCCCCAGCTGCCACTTACCGGCCACGCGCACCGTAATGCGCCGCGCGTGGCGCCCGTGCGCGTTGGTGGCTGCGCACTCGTACTCGCCGCCGTGGCTTCCCATGGCACCCGCCACGCTCAGCGTGCTGTTGTTGCTCGACAGCCCGAGGTTGAGGGCCCCCGGGGGCGCGCGCCAGCTGATCTGGGCTGGAGGCCACGCCTCCGCGCGGCAGGTCAAGGTGAAGTTCCCGCCTGGCCGCACGCCCCCCGGAGGCGAGGCGGCCAGCTCTGCCACCACCGGCCGGTCTGCAGGGGGACAGGGGGTGAGGTGGGGCTTAGCGCCGGCCCAGGGCTGACCAGGTGTCCTCGTCCAGCCACCACAGAGGGCTGTGACCACCCCTCCTCCGGTGGGCAGGcgagccccctgcccccaccacggGCTACTGTCGGGACTAAAGTTCGGCGCCCTTCGTTGAATGGGAGGAGGTGGAGTCCCGGGCCGGTGTCCTGCTGATCCAGGATTTGAGAGGGACGCCGGTCCTGTTGCCTAAACTTTTCATTATCCACAGTTTAGGTCGGGATTCCCTGTCCCCCAGAATGGGACTGGGACAGACGCCCTGAACTCTCATGGGCTCTGCCACCCCTGCAAGTCACTTTTCCAGAGACTGTGTCCCTTCCATCCCATGCTGCCTTCACTCACATTCCACGCCCACGGTGACCATCCGGGAGTCTGTGCCGTGCGCATTGGTGGCCACGCAGCTGTAGGTGCCCGCGTCACCTCGGGACACGCGCTGCCGCTCGGGCCAGGGCACGCCCTCCCGGGAGCAGCGCACTCCGGGGGAGGGGAGACCCCGGGCACTGCAGGCCAGCGCAGCAGCCTCAGCCCCCTCCAGCCAGGTCTGGTGACTGGGGCAGGTGGACTCATCCATCTGCGGTGGCGCTGCAAAGCAGACATGGGGGCGTGAGGGAGGGGCCGGGACCGAGggcacccctgcaccccacccgcCCGGCCCCGCTCACACTCCGCGCTCACGACGACGGTTTTGACCATGGAGCCGTGCCGGTTGGTGGCGTTGCAAACGTAGATACCGGGGGCCAGATCGCCAGGGGTGCCGGGGGCTCTGGGACTAGGGTCTGGGGGTGCCAGCGGCAGCAGCACCCCCTCAGTGGCGCCCCCAGAGCCGACGCACTGCACGCTGGGCTCTGGCTTGCCATCGACCTCACAGGGAAACAGTCGACCGGTTCCTTCCACCCACGTCCAGTTGCTGGGGCAGCTCAGCTCCTCAAAACTGGGGCCATCTGGGGAGCAGGATTGGAGCAGTTCACACACGGGACAGGAAGTCCAGCCAGGGTTGTCCCGACAGACCTTGTGCTGCCACTACTCACATTCCACCGTAACAATCACATTTTTGGCGGCAGAGCCTCGGGCATTGGTGGCTTCACAGCGGTAAGTGCCCGCGTGCTCCCGGGCCACTCGCAGCAGCCCCTCCATGACGGCCCCCGCCTCCCCAGAGCGCACGCAGCTCACGCTGGGCGGCGGGACCCCGTGCGCCACACACACCAGCGAggcctctgtcccctccagccAAGTAATGCGCTCGGGGCAGCCCACGCTGTCCAGCGCCGGCGCGTCTGGAGAGTGGAATGTGTTCTGTTAGCTTTGGGGTTTGGGGGACAAGTCTAATGTCCCTAGACCCACTTTCGTGTCCCAGACTGCTACAAAGGGTTGGGAAGGCTTTGGTCTACACAGGGGCTCCGATCCCAGGGGGCGTGGCGCTACTGTAGTCATGCATCTGTTTTGGGGATCCATGAGCCCCGAAAGCCCTTCCTCAGTTCTCAGACTAAGAATTGTTAGACTTCCTGGACCGCCCACCTTTCTAAGACTCTGCCGAAGCGCCACGCCCCAGCCTACGGACACACCCATTCTTTCCTCCCCATCCTTCGCCAACATCGTTTCCCAATCCCAGTAACCAATCCCTTCCCTTTCCCAAAATCCCGCCCAAAGGCGCGTCTCAGACCCTAGGCCAGCCACTCCCAGACCCTCAACCAGGCGAAGTTGGTCCCTGCACACCCCCGCTCACATTCCACCGTCAGCATCACGTCCTTGACCGCCTGGCCCTGGACATTGGCCGCTGTGCAGCGGTaactgccggcgagcgcgcgagTGACAGGACCCAGCAGCCCCAACGCCAGCACGGCGCCGCCGTCTCGCCGCA
This portion of the Microcebus murinus isolate Inina chromosome 27, M.murinus_Inina_mat1.0, whole genome shotgun sequence genome encodes:
- the ICAM5 gene encoding intercellular adhesion molecule 5 is translated as MPGPSPGLRRALLGLWAALGLGLLGLSAVAQEPFWADLQPRVALVERGGSLWLNCSTNCPRPERGGLETSLRRNGTQRGLRWLARQLVDIREPETQPVCFFRCARRTLQARGLIRTFQRPDRVELVPLPAWQPVGENFTLSCRVPGAGPRGSLTLTLLRGTQELIRRSFAGEPPRARGAVLTATVLARREDHGANFSCRAELDLRPHGLGLFENTSAPRELRTFSLSPDPPRLAAPRLLEAGSEKPVTCALDGLFPAPEARVYLALGDQRLSPDVTLEGDALMATATATASAEQEGAKQLVCSVTLGGESRETRENLTIYSFPEPLLTLSETSVPEGKMVTVTCAAGAQALVTLEGIPAAVPGQPAQLQLNATDDDDRRGFFCAATLEVDGETLSKNRSAELRVLYAPRLDDSDCPRSWTWPEGPEQTLRCEARGNPAPSVHCVRRDGGAVLALGLLGPVTRALAGSYRCTAANVQGQAVKDVMLTVEYAPALDSVGCPERITWLEGTEASLVCVAHGVPPPSVSCVRSGEAGAVMEGLLRVAREHAGTYRCEATNARGSAAKNVIVTVEYGPSFEELSCPSNWTWVEGTGRLFPCEVDGKPEPSVQCVGSGGATEGVLLPLAPPDPSPRAPGTPGDLAPGIYVCNATNRHGSMVKTVVVSAESPPQMDESTCPSHQTWLEGAEAAALACSARGLPSPGVRCSREGVPWPERQRVSRGDAGTYSCVATNAHGTDSRMVTVGVEYRPVVAELAASPPGGVRPGGNFTLTCRAEAWPPAQISWRAPPGALNLGLSSNNSTLSVAGAMGSHGGEYECAATNAHGRHARRITVRVAGPWLWVALGSAAGGAALLAAGAGLAFYVQSTACKKGEYNVQEAESSGEAVCLNGAGGGAGGGAGAEGGPEAGDTAESPAGGEVFAIQLTST